From the genome of Etheostoma cragini isolate CJK2018 chromosome 23, CSU_Ecrag_1.0, whole genome shotgun sequence:
ATGAGCCAAAATGTCTATTATGCACAGACAACACAGAAGCATGTATATGGAAACATTTGTAGCACAATTACATCCCTGTTAggttaaaatatacatttcgCTGATAGCACCTACTTTGTTTCAACTTTAAGAACTCTTGAATCCTGAGAAGCCTTAAAAGGTACAATGTGAAGCAATTCACATGTATTGATCATTTTGTATTGGCAATGTATAAACGGATTGTAATGTAACTTAAAAACTGAGACCTTCCCCAACTTTTGGGGTTTTCTAGCCTGTGAAATTCGTAGGATGTGATGTTTATGCACGCTCCCAAATACCCTGATTCTCTTTAGCTCCCATACAGCGCCAACATTGTGCTACATTACCTAACATTAGCTTAGAAATGGAGGTCAACAAACGACTGGCACCCACAACACAGAATCCAAAACAAAGTCCACGTAGGCACAACATTTCTTTTGTGACCGACATTGCGGAAAATAAAAGGTTAACAATGGCAGGGCCTTTTGATTCATGGAGATACCTTTGTTTGGTTTTTGGGATCAAAACGGACCCTGAGCTGGCTTTCTTCCCATTGGACTGGTATACTAACATTATTGCAAAGCTTGTGAAATATATTGTAATAGTGTAGCTTTAGCTAGCTAATGAAAGCTTGCTTGCTAATGAGGAAAAATTGCTAGATAGCTAACATAGCAAGATATTGAATGGAGTGGATAACATCAGCCAATTCTTTCAGACTGATCTGGCGGGTATATTGGCTAGCTTGCTGTTTGTAAGTAATTTTATGCATTTTAGCATGTCTTATTAATAACAAGGAATTTCTGAAAATTCTACATAGTGCCTTATAGTGATAAAATCCTCAGTATTCCTAGAtaatatgatgaaaaaaaaaaatgtctaaatgccACCATGGTGGAATTTGTATGACTTGTTGTTTTGAAAACAGCATATAATTGActtaaaagaaacaacacaaattgTGCATTTTTGTCTCATCTCTAAGTAATGTTTGgtaatggagtctggtggaaaGAGTGTCTCTGCAGCCTGGTAAAATTATCTACATATAAACAGTCAAGTTGCGAGATAATTAAtgagaaaaagacatttcatcCACTATTGTATGCTGTGATTCTGATCCGTGcgttagtcttttcttttccatctctcACCTGTACTCTCCAAATGTCCCATCATCCTCCTTCATAGGCTGGATCTCTGGGTCTTGGTGAGcatcttctttctctttcactgtagatttaaaaagaagataattgtgttttaatatttccATGTGAATAGGTCTgaaattacagtaatgtgtgcATTACCTGGGTATTTGCCACCCTTGTTCCTTTTGATGAAACACACTATGAGAAGCACCAAGATGAGGAGAGCGATGGCACACATCAGTCCAATAAACCAGCCCTGGGTGGCAATGTCTACCTGTCGGTTAGGTACAgctagacacacacatgcacagaaaggAGAAGGGAAAGATGGAGACCAACAGTTACCATGACTGTCAGTCCAAATCTCAATCCAGGCTGTTAAAATGATGGAATCGTTTTTCTTCATGCTGAGCAACACTGAGATTAAAATAGGCTGTAAACACAGAAATTTAATTTTCAAGTGGATTAATATGCAATGAttgtttaaacacacaaaaaactaaacagtaaaacaatggACATCTTAGTGATGATTTTAAGTGACATGCATCAGACCGACCGTTGATAGCAACTTCTGACATATTAGTACACTAAACTAGAAAACTAACTACCTTACATTCATGTCTGAATGTAGCATTGTATGTCTGATAATGAGATAGTGCTACAACAGAAAAGAGATGagaaaaatgagacaaacaagaaacacaaagaccGTCTATCCTGAGGCATGCCGCCTCACCTGGCACCGCAACCAACACTTCGTCTGTGCTGTGAACCGTCGGGTCAGCTGGGTCTCTAGCTACCACTCGCACCTTATAGGATGTCCCCGGCTTTAAACCTTTTATCATATGCCAGTGTGAACCATTTACCAACTCCCTTTTCCAGTCCTCTTTACCTGGAATTGTTGAAGTggatggagaggaaaagaatAGAATAATAGTAGAATAATTATTGGATGGTATTTAAACATCTGTTTGATGGTTATACATCAAATTGATTCAATTCTATAAAAAAGCCAATCAATACATGCACCCATGTTCTGAGATGACTGCAAATACAAAGCAAAGCCTTACTGTTTTCTACAACATATTCCACATATACATTCTTATGGTGTCCAAAGTAATCCCAACTGATCACTGCACCGTCCTCCAACATGGACGTGTTAACTTTGCCAAACGCAGGGCCTACAGGCGGCACTGCGcacacaagagaaaaaaaagacatcaaggGCTTTAATTCCAGAGTGTACAAATTTCACAAAGTCCTTGCAATGAAATAAAGCCTTTCCAATACTGGTCATAAACTCATAAGGAGCAAGtagaaataacattaaaaagaaataaacaacacacattgtGTTAGTCTTTAGGATAAAGCTGGTGCCTATAAACAAAACCAGAAAGAAATACTTCAGCTACTGTAACTTGGGCTGCCAAATTCAAGtcaagaattaaaaagaaactccATGTCTGTTTGAGTTTTAGGTTAAAAAAGTACAACTGATCGGGGCCTCAATTTACAAGCATTTGGCTGTTGGCCATCTGTCCGAACTCAGTTTAAGAAAAATATCCCTCTATACAAAACAATATATGGCCACACCGTTTTTATTATATGACAAAAGTACTTTGAGCACAGTGTCAGATCCTGCCACAACATAGAATGAGGTCAGttaaaaacaagtcaaacaaaAGTCAGGTAAGAAAATTTCCCATTAATAGAActgttattttaaagatttgttttttcagagatggaacatatttttttccagGGCAGATAATAAGTGAAGATTTTTCAGGGGTTAGAAGGAGATACAGGGAGTGCTTGTACCCTTGTGAAACGGGGGGTGCGGAGACTGAGTGATGGGGGAGGTTGGGTGAGGGGGCTCTGAAGGGCCTGAAAGAACATGGAAAAGAGTGAGACAACACGCATACATAACAAAGTAGACAGCATACAGGGAACAGCAGGCCACTGTTTTGCAGAAAAACTTATTAAAAACTAACTAACatgcttatttaaaaacatgttacaaCATCTCTCAAATCCAAGATTTAGGGAGGAGTTACGCACCTGGTTCACCAtccaaacaaatgaaataacagCACTTCAGCATgcatattttcaaaatgaaattctagtcatttatatacacacacacacacacacacacacacacacacacacaaaaaacgtttttttagcATCAGCCGGTATATAAAGTATACGTTAGTACTGGACTGAAACATTCACAAGCATCATGCGTAAaacttcaaatgaaaatgtgttcaaTTGAAGAGGGCAAATACAAGAGGTAAAGACAGCAAGCACAGCTAATTCTAAAAACCAGTACTTTAACTTATGTTGCAGTAAGTGCGACCTATTCTCCCAGAACAGGACACAAGCATGGTTTCCTTGCAGACACAATGGAAGTCATTTAATCCTATTTATTCACTTTCACATTCTAAGACATGCTAATTTTGCAACATGCAGGGATAATTTAACCAAAGACAATTTCTATGCGAAGCTATTGTTCCATTTCTAATATCTGATGATATGAATAACATGCAGGTGCTTCCAGTGGCAAACTTGGGTTACCTTTGCCCATCTCTACAGTGGGCTTAGTTCGAGCTttagacagaagaaaaaagaaaaagagatagaGGGGATATAAATTGTGGAATCCAGTAGGACCTCATGTGTGTGCACTTAAGCTCACAGGAAGGCCTAATATCTGTCAGAGCACTGTGATTCTGACCCTTGCACTACTTATATGTTATATAAAAGGACTttgtccttttcctctttttctgcttGTAATTAGCTACACAGATAAAGCTAAGTGGCTAAAATAACTCACTTGTGTCCATGGCTGTGAAGGCTTCCTCTGTGATGATGGGGCCAGAGCCCTTTATTGTCTTTGCACTCATGTAAAACTTGTAGAGCATGCTAGAGTTCAGGTTGCCCAGGGTAATGGTGGTCTCGTTGGCAAGGAAGTTGATTACCTTGACAGGCCCCAGTTCATTGGTGGTGTtgactgcagagacagagtTAAGGAGTGATATGAGGAAAGTGAAAGGAATGCACAATGTGGTTTTCCATTTGCAGAAATTACGCATAATACTGAGTAGAACACAACAGCCAACACAACAGGCAACAGACAGGTGTGTCAGGCAGCTGGTAAGCCTACCCGGTTGGTATTTTAGTGTGTATCCAGCGAGGCGTCCATTGTTGTTCATTGGTGGGCCCCATTCCAGAGTGAGAGAGTCCAAACCAGGGTTTATGACATTCAGAAAAGAAGGAGGCCCTGGGactgaaaacaaaaccagaacCACAGTCATGGTCGGGACATTGCACAGGACCATTCATGGGTATTTATAGTGTAAGAACATGAGAGGGTTGTTGTGTAGCAGAACATGGACCTTTATGATTGTTAGGGGATTTTCACATTGTTGCTAGGGTGTACCATGAGGTTTCACACAGAATAAGGGTGTAACTCAAGGCTTGTAAGGGTTTCCAGGTAGTTTTAGGGAATTACAAGGAGGTTGGTATGGCATTCAATTGCAAGGGTGTAGCGTCAGGTTTGCTAGGTCGTTTGGGATTTCTATCGACACTCTTGGTGGTTGCTAGGGTAGGTAACTGTGCTGATTCTGTGTGGTTTTCAACAAGTACTGGAAGGTTGTTGTCACATGCAGTAAGTAGTACTAATAATGCAAGTTATAGCAACCATAGTATTAATAGTAGGTATCAAAAGACAGATACAGTACAATAGATGTTCTTATGTATTCAAAAACTGGTTTAGTGCAATTGTGGTCATCATTTCATATTTGGAGGTAGTTTCAAGAAAAGATATGCACAATGCTTTAGGCCTGCAGAACAACCACATCAACCAACGTCAGCCATACACACCTCCTTCAGGTGTCTCAAATGTCTTGCTGGGGCTAGCAGGCCCTTCTCCTTTGATATTAAGGACTCTGACGGTGAGGTTGTAGAGGCTGTAAGGCTGGAGGCCTGGTAGACGCCCCTCGCTACGATTCCCACTAAACGTCAAAAcctgctcctgctgctctgtgtcctcctgtgtctcATGCAAGCCACGAATGCGTCGGAAGTATACCTAGAGGAAACACACCAGGAGGTCATTCTTGTATTAACCTGTTGTGCACTTTAagtcaaatgtgtttattagcTTATTTTCAGTGCAGTTTGGAAGCACATCTTGCACTAATACTGTGCAAATACTTAAGATTTATAAAGGTCTGAGCTAAATATTTTGAGATTGAATTTAATATATGCTGTCATTTCATTCTGACTTCACAGTGCAGCAGTATTGAGGGGCGACTGGAATTTTGGATAAAACACTGTTTCAGTTTGGTGGTAGATTGTGACAATGACCAGTTTATCTGGAGGGGTTTTCACTTGCAACTTAAAGTGAGACTTATTTAAAGCCACtttataaaactaaattacCTGAACATAAGCCATAGTTACTGAAGTACACCTGGCTTGAATGGCAATAACATTCACAGTTTAACAGTGTGTTGTTGGTTGTATTTATAGCTCATATTAGATTGCCTTGTGGTTtggactttatttttgatttctgTGCTGGGGGAGCAACATACTGAAAGGCTGGCCAATATATGTCTATGCCTAAATTGGGTAATTGATCATGTCGGTGCAGTGAACATATTGTCAAAGCTTTTTGCTCattctgtatatatacactgaaTGGGTGCTGTTAGCTGAAATTCAGGGATTGAATACATGgcaaaatgttaaatacattAGTGTTGCTGGGTAATTGTTTCAGAATTAGTGTGTGAGTGCAAAAGCTATAACATGCAAGGGTTTTAACCTTATTGTGTGGGCTTGAGTTTTGTCACCAGTAGCCCCACCTGCTACAACCAAAGACATGCTGTAGAAATAACCATTTATCAATCAATACCTTGTATCCTTGTAGTTTTCCTCTAACTGATTGTAAAGAAACAGGCTCCCAGTGTACTTCCGCGAGTGTGCTGTTGTGAACCATGACCTGCACACTATCAGGAGCAGACAACGGCACTGCAGAGACATATGAAAGAAAAGCAGTTTAGATCTAGTTTGAAGTCACTAGACTTATAATGAATAGTAGGATAATAAGAAATATAAACTGGCATCTACCCAAACCGCTGCACAAGTTTATCAAACATGTAAACGGATCAATGGTCAAAAGTGGTAACTGAACTTTCAATCTTACCCATGAGAAACAAAATGGCAACCAATGTTGACTGAACCCTCCAAAAAAGATTTTCATATTAACACTGAATCTAATGATAATTGTCAGGTGGCGCTAGACAAATTATGTCTTTTATTGATGactaaacaaaagaaaaacatgtttgcattaaaaaaaactctgaaaggTATATTACAATAGTCTCACTATTTGTGAGGCTGGGTCGGGTCAGAGGGTAGAGCAGGTACGCATATCTTtcgaggtttatgcctcaacgcaGATGTCTAGGGATCAAATCCGACCTGTAATGACTTTTAGgcatgtcttcccctttctctctcctcactctcacctagctgtcctatcaaataaacgCAGAAAAGTcccaaaataattaaaaaaaaataacataaaaaaatctgttcactTACAGTCTTCTCCAGAGTATCCAATCACTACTTCAGGCTCTGGGCCGCTGCCATAATCGTTTATAGCTTGAACCTTGATCTCGTAGGGCACGTACGTTGGAGTTCCAGACACAATAAACTGGGAAACGTTAGCCACAGTCTTTGAGGACCAATCCTCCTCAACATCCTTTTGTCTCCATAGCACTTTGTACTCCAGACCGGGTCCGTTAGCCAGAAATCCTGTCAGCGGCTGTACAGAgattgtatttattcatttctgtgagttgctgaaaaaaaacacttaaaatattctATCTTAACTTCTATCTTTAATTGCATACATAATAACAATCTGAAAGGATAGCTTACTGTCCAAGAGATAACCAAGTTGCCAGGCTGTGTTCCTACACCCTGAACATCTGATGGATTTTCATCAGGAGCTGGAAAAAACAAGGACATTGATGGTtcaatctgatgtttttttttagcatttaaaatattgcatacatttttttgtggaaggTGACCATGTTAATCACCTGAAGGGTTAGTCCTGTATTGGCTTGACGGCTGGCTGGGCCGGCTGTAGCCAACGCCATTCAGAGCCAGGACTCTGAAGGAGTAGTAGACATAAGGAGAGAGGTTTAACTGCACTGTGGTGCTAGTACCAGGAGTATCGGTCAGGTTGATCCAAACTCCTGGCTGGTGGAGCAGATCCTCATATTGGATCAGAAACTCTAgggaagatggaaaaaaaaaaaagatcaaagtgTAGACACTGCcacaaagaaatatatatttttgtatatatattctATGTATATTAAGCTGGGGTAGCTCATTGCTCATCATGCTAACTACCAAATTCCTGTCCTGTTTAATCCCACAAAACTACAATTGCTGCTTGCCGAAACATAAACTAAATCTGCACAATGAAGGATTCTgacttttcaaatgtgaaaatgctAAAAAGTGTAGTGTAGTTTGATACATTGAACATTTCATACTCTGTGTAGGGCTGTTGTGTTCATCTCCGGGGGTCCAGGTGAGCTGAACGCTCCTCTCTGCCTGGTCAGTTATTTCCAGGTCTGTCGGAGGGTCAGGATTCCCTGCAAACACAAGgaccacaaaaaaatgaaaagtctcTCTCTGCTATTTGATTACAGCAAGTCATTGCTACTGTTTTGAAGGAAACTTTTGACACTGAAAACAGAGTTCTACAATGCCCGTGGAATAAAAGTAAACTAACAAGAGTTGGACTGTAGACCAACATGCCGCCGTTCATTTAATAGAACATCTGCATTCAATACACAGCAGGCAGTTTGTAACATTATTAAGAAAACCATGtttcttaatgttttatttgaaagtgCAGTATTATTTTGTGCAATTAAACATTTTGAGATtgtgcacacccacacaggtgttttacTTCTTACTGATTTTACCTCTGCAGTCAATTACATTGAGCACAAACACCTGAGAAGGGTCTCAATCAGGCAGGTCAAGTAAAAACACCTGTATGGTTGAACAGTGCATGCAGAGGCAGTGTTTTTCACAATACAATCAAATTATAAAATCCTTACCccatataaaacaaaattaaataaacagaaaatggtacaatatgaaatatgaaacgAGCAAGAAGAACAGccaacataaaataaacactgcggtgaaatgaaatgttttacaaacaGAACTTGACCATAGTAATTTAAAAATCCTAATCTGGGCACATTGTTTACCGTAGACAATAGGTGGAGTAGGAGTTGGCTCTGAGACAGCAAGAAgcaaaagtaaagtacaagagGAAATGTTAGTGACAGATATTAGAAACAGCAGAAAAGCAGGGAAAATACTGTGGTATTGTGACAATAAGAACTGATACCTGCTATTTCTGAAAGTTGAAAGTGGTGAAATAATGGTTTCAGTGTACTTCAATACTGCTATTTCCATATAAATCATAAGGCAtggcagctttatttatatagcacatttcagcatcaaggcaattcaaagtgctttccataaaatattaaacagcagttaaaacattcattaaagagaatataaaaacagctaaaatagaatgagacatgttaaaatgcaagaataaacagtgcagtgtaagaaattaaCTGTTTTACTTGATGCAGCAAAAAATAGAAACGTCACACCCTTTGGACAGAAAGCATACATCTCCCAGACAACCTGAGAGATCTGAAGGGTTCATAATGTCGCAttagatcagaaatgtattttggccctaaaccaatTAGTGCTTAAGAAACCATCAATcgtaatttcaattcaattctttGAGCGACAGGAAGCCAATGTAAAGAACTCAGAAATGGATTGTGATCCACTTTCTTGGTCGTAGTGAGGACTCAAGGAGCAGCTGCAATCGGCTGCAGCTGTCTAATGATTTTTTTGGGAGACCTGTAAATACACTATTACAGTAGTGTagtctactgaagataaaagcacAGATATGTTTTTCCAAAGCCTGCTGTGACATTAAGTCATTTAACCCTTGATTTATTGTTAAAGTGATAGTAATGTAGGTtcactttgtaattgtcttattCTGGCTGTTAAAAtgcaggtctgagtccatgactacaccaacaTTTCTGGCTTTTTCCGTTGTGTTTAACATTGCCCATTGAACCCGACTGCTGACTTTTAATCATTCCTCTTTGGCTCCAAAAACCAATACCTcagttttgtctttctttaattcaaggaagttctggcacatccaatCGTTGATTTGTTCAAGGcatttagtgtttgttttggaCCATATTCCCCTGGTGATATGGTtatctaaatgtgtgtgtcgtcTGCGTAATTATGGtcatttattgtgttgttttccataattgGGCAGCGGAAGCATGTAGATGATAAACAGAataggccccagaatggagccttggcaAACCTTGCATGTCATATTTGTCTGCTCAGATATGTAATTACCTATAGACGTAAACTAGCCTCTGTTATTTAAGTAGGACTCAAATCAGTTTAGTACTGTGCCAGAAAGTCCAAACCTGTTTTCCAATCGGTGTAGTAACGTGTTGTGGTTGACcatgtcaaatgcagcactgagatcaagtaatattTTGAGTGAAGATTTTTCATTGAAGACTTTAAGAGCAGTCTAATTGCTGTGGCAGAAGACCtgactgaaagacatcagaACAGCTGATTTCCTATGGGCCTGTGATTGCTCATTAGAGACACACCAAActtgctctttttattttaaaattgattacAGAAGTTTTTAGGACCTGTGGTAAGATATCagaaagaagagatgtgtttaCAATCTGTTAAAGATCTGAAGCCAAACACTTTGCAACATTTTGGAAGAAGGCTATTGACAGAATATCAAGGAAGCAGATTCCAGATGTTGCATAATTTCCTTCAGTGGGTGATTACATAAAAAGTGTGTCATGGtactttaactgtttttgtgtggacACAGGGACCAACGCATATCCTGTACATGGAATGGAGCCACTGACTGCAAGcaggacagaaaagaaaacagattttttcctttgtgttgacTCTAAACCAATACTATATGTTGATGGTTCATTTATCTGTTTcattacaattctttttttttttttttatatgaattcACTGTGTGTGATTTCCACACAATCCCTGTTACATCTGGTAACCCGTTGCTTATGAAATACCCTGGAAAGCACTGGGAACATACCTACGACAGTCAGCATAGCGCTGGCTGAGTCCTGGTCCAGGGTGGTGTTCTGAATGCAGGTGTAGGTGCCCTCATCTTCATCTGTCACATCTCTGATGGTCAAACTGTCCCCGTCCACATCAAACCTGATGAGGATGATtcgtttatttttattttctccaagtTGTATCACTGTTTTTTCACGGTGCAAAATTGTTTCActtgttaaaatgtcattaattatCTATTATAGGTCTTTGTACCTCTCATCATCAGGGAGCTCTCCATTATCCTTGAGCCAGATCACAGTGGGAATGAGGGATGGGTCATGTTTGACTTTACACTCAAACACAGCGCTCATTCCTCTCTGTACATCCTTGTACTCTGGCTGTTTCAGGATACGGGTGGGCTCTGgacaatggagaaaaaaaagaatttataCTAATAAATAACACAGCTTGACCTAATGGTTATGTAGGCCTAAAATATAATCTATGTATGAGCTATTATAGTATTTAACAGGATAAGTGTTTATATCTATATCTGACCTTTAACCTCCAGGTAGACGTGGTTCTCCTTGAGCCCTAGGTTGTTGGAGGCGATGCAGGTGTACTTCCCACTGTGTAATGGCTGGGCCACGTGAATCTCCAATGTACCATTCTCATGGATTACATAAGGGTCACCATTCTTAACACTGGTCTGGCTGTCTTTGAACCTTCACGAAACCGCAAAAGAATTGTGTTTAAGTGTTTGACGGTGTTGTGCAGAAAAACTGGGGAGGCAATGGCTAAATGAACAAGACTTTGAATGTCACTGGCGTTACCTATGCAAACCTGGTCTGAATCTTACCATGTAATGGTTGGTATTGGTGAGCCAAAGGAGGCACAGTGAAGTAATGCAGGGTTGTTGGTGATGACCTGGTACACTCCGTTGGGTGGAGTAAGCACCCTTGGTGCCTCGGCTATGGAAAGAAGCCCAACATTATATGAATCAATATAATCTTCCctcttgctcacacacacacacacacacacacaaataaacaagcaCACACCGTGGgctgtatgtcaaaaatgtatgaCCAACTTATATATCTAAATTCATATTTACAAATAATAGATGAACTTACCAAGAACGTTGACAAAAGCGTTTGCCAACAGGTAACCAAATTCATTGGATGCGTTACACTGGTAGACAGCACTGGACCCAGTTTTCACAAAGCTAAGAATCACAGTGTCATCATCCACCTTCCGACTGTGGTCCTCAGGTGCGTCTATTACAAGGCAACAGACAGAAATAGTGGTCaatagaaagaaacaaaaaaaagaaggtttttcAACTGTACTATTAAAGTTTTGTCAACGTAGAAACGACTCATAACAATCCTGGTGCATTATGTTATACAATAGAGAATACCatgcagtaaaaaaacactGGGATTGGGACTTTAATTCCCACTACA
Proteins encoded in this window:
- the nrcama gene encoding neuronal cell adhesion molecule a isoform X12 translates to MTHPTMDKNRKWVPGFGAMLLILLSHTTSALEVPLDPKVLEGLPQPPTITLQSPKDYIFDPRENIVIHCEAKGKPHPSFSWTRNGTHFDVEKDSKVLMKPGSGTLVIDISGEKAEAYEGTYQCTAHNEHGTAVSNNIVIRQSRSPLWSKERNEAIVVQMGVSLVLQCRPPAGLPPPVIFWMDNNFQRLPLDKRVSQALNGDLYFSNVLPEDNRNDYICYARFPHTQTIQQKQPISVTVLDMEAMNETVAALYNVTDFYSDSPEGERRPGFMTPLGITSTKMVLRGETLELECIADGLPTPEISWQKDGGELPSSRMSFYNFKKTLKVSDVNEADAGDYRCTATNKLGTAQHVIKVSVKAAPFWVSAPRNLILAPNETGILTCRVNGEPKPKISWFVNGVPIENAPEDHSRKVDDDTVILSFVKTGSSAVYQCNASNEFGYLLANAFVNVLAEAPRVLTPPNGVYQVITNNPALLHCASFGSPIPTITWFKDSQTSVKNGDPYVIHENGTLEIHVAQPLHSGKYTCIASNNLGLKENHVYLEVKEPTRILKQPEYKDVQRGMSAVFECKVKHDPSLIPTVIWLKDNGELPDDERFDVDGDSLTIRDVTDEDEGTYTCIQNTTLDQDSASAMLTVVEPTPTPPIVYGNPDPPTDLEITDQAERSVQLTWTPGDEHNSPTQKFLIQYEDLLHQPGVWINLTDTPGTSTTVQLNLSPYVYYSFRVLALNGVGYSRPSQPSSQYRTNPSAPDENPSDVQGVGTQPGNLVISWTPLTGFLANGPGLEYKVLWRQKDVEEDWSSKTVANVSQFIVSGTPTYVPYEIKVQAINDYGSGPEPEVVIGYSGEDLPLSAPDSVQVMVHNSTLAEVHWEPVSLQSVRGKLQGYKVYFRRIRGLHETQEDTEQQEQVLTFSGNRSEGRLPGLQPYSLYNLTVRVLNIKGEGPASPSKTFETPEGVPGPPSFLNVINPGLDSLTLEWGPPMNNNGRLAGYTLKYQPVNTTNELGPVKVINFLANETTITLGNLNSSMLYKFYMSAKTIKGSGPIITEEAFTAMDTTRTKPTVEMGKAVPNRQVDIATQGWFIGLMCAIALLILVLLIVCFIKRNKGGKYPVKEKEDAHQDPEIQPMKEDDGTFGEYRSMESDTEDHKPLKGSRTPSNGTVRRDESDDSLVDYGEGGDGQFNEDGSFIGQYSGKKEKDTHEGNESSEAPSPVNAMNSFV
- the nrcama gene encoding neuronal cell adhesion molecule a isoform X3, with the translated sequence MTHPTMDKNRKWVPGFGAMLLILLSHTTSALEVPLDLPQPPTITLQSPKDYIFDPRENIVIHCEAKGKPHPSFSWTRNGTHFDVEKDSKVLMKPGSGTLVIDISGEKAEAYEGTYQCTAHNEHGTAVSNNIVIRQSRSPLWSKERNEAIVVQMGVSLVLQCRPPAGLPPPVIFWMDNNFQRLPLDKRVSQALNGDLYFSNVLPEDNRNDYICYARFPHTQTIQQKQPISVTVLDMEAMNETVAALYNVTDFYSDSPEGERRPGFMTPLGITSTKMVLRGETLELECIADGLPTPEISWQKDGGELPSSRMSFYNFKKTLKVSDVNEADAGDYRCTATNKLGTAQHVIKVSVKAAPFWVSAPRNLILAPNETGILTCRVNGEPKPKISWFVNGVPIENAPEDHSRKVDDDTVILSFVKTGSSAVYQCNASNEFGYLLANAFVNVLAEAPRVLTPPNGVYQVITNNPALLHCASFGSPIPTITWFKDSQTSVKNGDPYVIHENGTLEIHVAQPLHSGKYTCIASNNLGLKENHVYLEVKEPTRILKQPEYKDVQRGMSAVFECKVKHDPSLIPTVIWLKDNGELPDDERFDVDGDSLTIRDVTDEDEGTYTCIQNTTLDQDSASAMLTVVEPTPTPPIVYGNPDPPTDLEITDQAERSVQLTWTPGDEHNSPTQKFLIQYEDLLHQPGVWINLTDTPGTSTTVQLNLSPYVYYSFRVLALNGVGYSRPSQPSSQYRTNPSAPDENPSDVQGVGTQPGNLVISWTPLTGFLANGPGLEYKVLWRQKDVEEDWSSKTVANVSQFIVSGTPTYVPYEIKVQAINDYGSGPEPEVVIGYSGEDLPLSAPDSVQVMVHNSTLAEVHWEPVSLQSVRGKLQGYKVYFRRIRGLHETQEDTEQQEQVLTFSGNRSEGRLPGLQPYSLYNLTVRVLNIKGEGPASPSKTFETPEGVPGPPSFLNVINPGLDSLTLEWGPPMNNNGRLAGYTLKYQPVNTTNELGPVKVINFLANETTITLGNLNSSMLYKFYMSAKTIKGSGPIITEEAFTAMDTTRTKPTVEMGKGPSEPPHPTSPITQSPHPPFHKVPPVGPAFGKVNTSMLEDGAVISWDYFGHHKNVYVEYVVENSKEDWKRELVNGSHWHMIKGLKPGTSYKVRVVARDPADPTVHSTDEVLVAVPAVPNRQVDIATQGWFIGLMCAIALLILVLLIVCFIKRNKGGKYPVKEKEDAHQDPEIQPMKEDDGTFGEYRSMESDTEDHKPLKGSRTPSNGTVRRDESDDSLVDYGEGGDGQFNEDGSFIGQYSGKKEKDTHEGNESSEAPSPVNAMNSFV